The sequence below is a genomic window from Anaerolineae bacterium.
CCCTTTCTGGACTAAGGCGGGGCTAAGTTCCGTAACATGCTTTCCAAGTCCGCCTACAATATGAGGGGGGTATTCCCAGGAAATCATTAGCACGCGCATTTCTTTCCCCCAGCCGTTTTCAATCAGCTCCACGGAGGGCTTGAGTTTTAAACTGATGCCAAACCCTTTCCCTTGTGATCCTGCCTTCTGCCGAGGTTTCCTTCAGGGCCTTTATCAGCACTTTCGTCGCCACGTAGGCTGGCCAGGCAAAAGGCCCTGGTTCCGCTCCCGAAATCTTCCTATATTCCTGGGCAAAAGTTTCTTCGGGCTCCCTTTCGCCCCCGAAGCACCAGCTTCCCCTTTCCCCCGCAAGAGCTTTGAAGGGGGAAGAGCAAAGCTCAGGCCGGCCCCAGAATTCCCCCCTGAACCCGTTTTGCCTGAGTTTCAACAGAACTTCAGCACCCGTTGAAGAGTCTCCGGGCCAGAAAGCCACGCGGTAGCTTTGAGGAGTAGGAGGAAATTCCGGGTAGCAGTAAAAATCCAGATTCTCGGCCGGACAGGAAGATGAAATTTCTCTGTAAACTGCCGAGCCAGGGCAGGAAAAAACCAGGATTTTCCCTTCAGAACACAGGATTCTGGGCCATTGAGGAGGATAGGGGTAGACCTGGAAAGCTCCTTCTCCCAGCTTCCCCTTTTCCAGAACAGGTATCGGGATTACGAGGGGTAAATGATAGCGGGCGTAGATGGGGAAAGCGGCGAGGGTCGTTTCCTCCGACAGATGGCCAATTACCCCCACGACGTCCGGGTCAAGGGAGATTTTGCCCGCAGCTATAATGGCTTCAGCAGGTGAGTTTCTATCGTCCAGAGCCACCAGTTCCAAACGGTATTTTCCCAGCTCCCGGGAAGCGTTTGCTTCCCGAACGGCCAGTTTAACTGCATATAGGGCATCATAACCTTCAGCCCGATGGAGGCCCTCAAAAGGGGCCACCAGCCCAATCTTAACCACTGGGGGAACACTTCCCGGGAGAGTACACCCTGCCCCCAGTATCAGGAGGGCAAGGCTTACTGCTTTAAGCTTTCTCACTTGAGGATTTCTCCCCTCCGCTCATGGATTCTCCCGCAAATTGGACGAAGGGCCGCAGGAGGGAGGAAAATTCCATGGGGAAAATGAATTTGGTGGCGGGGCTTTGGCCAAGGGACTTTAGAGCTTCAAGGTACTGGAGGCTCATGGTTTTGGAGTCAACAGTCCTGGCCACATCAAAGATTTTCTGGAGGGCAAGGGCAAAACCTTCGGCTTTGAGGATAGATGCCTGGCGTTCTCCTTCTGCTGTGAGGATGAGGGCCTGGCGCTGGCCTTCAGCTTTGAGGATGGCGGCCTGCTTTTCGCCTTCGGCTACTTTTATAGCTGATTCCCTCTTGCCGTCCGCTTCGGTAACCATAGCACGGCGAGTCCTTTCAGCGCTGAGCTGGCGGATCATGGCTTCCTGCACATCCCTTGGCGGGAGGATTTCCCTTATCTCCACGCTTGTGACTTTCACCCCCCACCTTTCTGTGACTTCGTCCAGTTTAGTGCGGAGGATGCGGTTTATCTCTTCCCTTCTGGCCAGAACATCATCCAGCTGGATATCGCCGATTACAGCTCTCAAAGTGGTGGTGGCAATACCCTGGGAAGCGCCAGCGAAGTTCCTCACCTGGATTACGCTGTCGACAGCGTTCACCACGCGCCAGTAGACCAGGAAATCCACGTCTATAGGGGCGTTATCTTTAGTGATGCAGGTTTGGCGAGGTATTTCCAGGTATTGCTCCCTCAGGTCCACCTTCACTGCAACTTCCACGAAAGGTATAAGGAAGACCAGGCCTGGCCCCCTTTCCCCAACGCATCTTCCAAAGCGGAATATGACAAGTCTCTCGTATTCCCTGACGATTTTAATGGCCATAGGGGCAATTATGAAGATCAAAAGGATTAAAAGGCCTAGACAAAGGGTTTCTGCGGCCATTGTGCACCTCCAGGCTTAATTTTAAGAGCATTATAAAGGCTTTTGAGGCCAAATGCAACTACATCTTTCAGAACTTCTCGCCACGCAACCAATCTCCTTGTGGGATAGCTGAAGGTTTTTCAAGTTCTTGACAACTGAACAGATTTGTGTTATAATTCAAACAAAAATGAACAGAGCCGATCCATGCTCCCGGAAGAGCGTCACCAGTTAATCCTGCAGCTTATAGAAAGCAAAGGCTCAGTCAGTGTATCTGAGTTGTGCAAGCATCTTGCCGTCTCAAGCATGACCATCAGGCGGGATCTGGCTGAACTGGAGCGTTCTGGACTGATCCGCCGCGTATATGGAGGTGCCGTCAGTGCCCGCGGACGTAGCTATGAGCCCCCGTTCCTCATCCGCTCCAGAGAACGCCGCGCCGAAAAGGAACGCATAGGTCAGGTAGCCGCCTCTCTTATCCGCAACGGCGAAAGCATCGCCCTGGATGTGGGAACTACAACTTTGGAAATAGCACGCCACCTGGAAAACAAACGTGATTTGACCATTATTACCCCAAGCCTCCACATCGCCAATGTTTTAGCCAATAAGCCGGGAATCCGCCTCATCCTGACAGGCGGAATACTCCGTTCGGGAGAACTATCCCTGGTAGGGTTCCTGGCTGAGCGCGCCTTCGCAGAGTTTTACGTGGATAAATTGTTCCTGGGCATCGGCGGTATAGACTTTGAAGCAGGCCTTACCGAGTTCAACCTGGAAGATGCTCAAGTTAAAAAGGCTATGCTGGCTTCGGCCAAGGAACGCATCGTGGTGGCTGATTCAAGTAAATTCGGCAACATCGCTTTCGCTTCGGTTGCGCCCCTCTCAGCTATCCACAAGATTGTCACCGATTCCTCCGTTGACCCGGCTATTGTCAGGCGCCTTAAAGAAATGAATATAGAGGTCATACTGGCTTAGGAGGGCTAATAATATGAGCACATGGCTGCGGGAATTTTTCGGTGTAGAAAAGCCTGTTATCGCCATGGCCCATTTCCCACCCCTCCCTGGCACGCCTCTTTACGACGAAAAACAGGGTATAGAAGGGATTTTAAAAAGCGTCGCCTCCGATGTTGAAAAGCTTCTCGCAGGAGGAGTGGACGGTATCCTCTTCTGCAATGAAGGGGACCGGCCCTATACCCTCAAGGCCCCCCCCGAAGCTATCGCTGTCATGACCCGGGTCATCACTGAAGTGGCTCCCAGAGATCGCCCCTTTGGCGTGGATTTCCTCTGGGATCCAAAAGCCGCCCTCGCCATAGCTTTCGCTACGGGCGCTTCTTTTGTGCGCGGTGTTTTAACCGGTGTTTACGAGAGCGATATGGGCCTGTGGAATACCGATGCCGCTGACCTTCTGCGATACCGCCGTTATATAGGGGCTGACCGCATCAAGGTGTTCTGCAATATCACCCCGGAATTCGCTTCTCCACTAGGCACCCGTCCCGTAGGTCTTATCGCCCGCAGCGCTGTGGTCTCTTCCCTGGCGGATGCCATCCTCATCTCTGGACCTATGGCTGGTGCAGAACCGGATCTCTCCCTCATCCGCGAAGCTAAAGCCAGTGTGGGCGAGCAGGTCCCAGTGCTCCTCAACACAGGAGCAAAAGTGGAAAACATACGTCAGTTCCTTTCCGTGGCCGATGGAGTAATCGTGGGGTCCAGCCTCAAGGTGGAAGGCTACACCTGGAATCCGGTGGATCCGGAAAGGGTGCAAGCTTTCATGGCAGCCGTAAAAGAAGTCCGCAAAGCCCTCAAGGAGTAGAGGTTATGGCTGATTACCTTCTGGGAATCGATATCGGCACCACCGCTACCAAAGCCATTATCTGCCGTGTAGATGGTGCTATTGTGGCCGAAGCAGAAGCCCCCGCTACTCTCAAATCCCCACAGCCGGGCTGGGCAGAAGAAGACCCTGAGGAGTGGTGGGGCAATGTGGGAAAGGTTACTCGCCTCTGCTTGGAAAGAGCAAACCTTCCACCCACAGCCATCGCTGGGGTCGGCGTTAGTGGCATGGTTCCTACCCTCATCCTTTTGGATAGAGAAGGCCGCGTTATACGGCCATCCATCCAGCAGAACGATGCAAGAGCTTACCAGGAAATTGAGGATTTCAAGGCACGCACAGACCAGGCCGATATCCTTCGGCGCACTGGCAGCACCATCACCCAGCAGAGCATCGGCCCCAAACTTCTGTGGCTCCGCCGCCATGAGCCCGAGGCTATGGCTCGCGCCACACGCGTTATGGGTTCGTATGATTATATAGTCTACCGCCTCACAGGGGTTTTCTCCATTGAACGCAACTGGGCCCTGGAAAGCGGTTTGTTTGATCTGCATAAAGAAGACTGGGATGATACCTTGCTGGAACTGGCAACCATCAACCGAACATGGCTGGGGGAAGTCCATTGGCCAGCCGATGTGGTGGGAAAGGTCACCAGGGAGGCTTCCAGAGAGACTGGCCTGGTTGAAGGCACCCCTGTTGTAGCGGGCAGCGCCGACCATATCGCTTCAGCTTTTTCGGCAGGCCTCAAGGAGCATGGTGACCTTTTGATCAAATTGGGTGGAGCAGGCGACATCCTCTACTGTCTGGATCGTCTGGAGGTGGATCCGAGGCTTTTCCTGGACTATCATGTGATCCCGGGCAAGTTCCTCATCAACGGATGCATGGCTTCCAGCGGCAGCATTATTAAATGGTTCCGTCAGGAATTTGCCCCTGGAGCCAGCTATGCGGAACTGGACGCCGAGGCGGAGAAAATTCCACCTGGCTCTCACGGCCTCATCTTGCTCCCCTATTTCTTGGGCGAAAAGACCCCTATTTTTGATCCCCTTGCCCGTGGGATCATCTTCGGTCTGACCCTCAGCCATACGCGGGCCCACATATACCGGGCCATTCTGGAAGGCATTGCCTACGGCTTTTACCACCACCTTCAGGTCTTAGCTGAACGGGGCCTTACAGCCAGCCGGGCTCGTGTTACAAACGGTGGTGCTCGCTCCGCCCTGTGGCGGCAGATTACGGCCGATGTGGTGGGTTTGCCGTTGGAGCAGATCGCCCACCACCCGGGTTCTTCGCTGGGCGCCGCCTTCGTAGCGGGCATGGGCGTCGGAGCTTTCAAGGCCTGGGAGGAAATTGAGCGGTTCATAACCATAAGCACAGTAACATATCCTGATTTGGAGGCCCACGAACGTTATTCCCAGCTTTTCCGCCTCTACCGGGAACTTTACGAGGACCTCAAGGATAAATTTCCGGTACTAAACCGAATTATCGGAGGTGAGGCATGAGGCTGAAAGATAAGGTGGCTGGCGTCACCGGTGCAGGAACCGGCATCGGAAAAGCTATTGCTATGGCTTTCGCTGCTGAAGGGGCGAAGGTGGCCGTAACGGACCTGCGCGAAGATTGGGCCCAGGAAGTAGCTGCAGCCATAGAAAAAGCCGGCGGCATAGCCATCCCCCTTCGCCTGGATGTGACCAACCGTCAGGAAATAGAAGCTGCCCTCAAAGCTATCTTGGAGCGATGGGGGCGTGTGGACATCTGGTGCAACAACGCTGGCGTCAGCACTATGAACCGTTTCGTTGACCTTGATGAGAAAGATTGGGATTTTGTGATGAATGTGAATGCCAAAGGGGTGTTCCTGTGTTCCCAGATTATCGCCCGTCAGATGATGCGCCAGGAGCCTGACCCTGCAAGCGGCCTTCGGGGTAAGATTATAAACATAGCCAGCATGGCTGGCAAAAGAGGCAACGCCCCCTTTTTATCCCACTATGTGGCCTCTAAATTTGCTGTGGTGGGGCTAACTCAGGCTATGGCTGGAGAACTTGCCCCCTATGGCATCCTGGTGAACTCCGTATGCCCTGGCTACGTCCAAACCTCCATGCAGGAGCGAGAAGTGGAATGGGAGGCCGCCCTGCGGGGAATCACGAAGGAAGAAGTGAGGAAGCTTTACATAGCCGACACACCGCTGGGACGTCTGGAGACTCCGGAGGATGTAGCTAAGGTTGTAGTTTTCCTGGCTTCTTCAGATGCTGACTTTATCACCGGTGAAGCAATCAACGTAAATGGAGGAGCCTGGATGGATTAAATTCAAAAGGAGGGGAAACCATGAGGCGAACGATTTTTGTTCTAACCATAGTGCTGGTGCTTGTCCTGGCAGGCTGCCGTCCAGCCGTACCGACGCCAACACCGCCTCCGCCCACTAAGCCTCCCACAGTAGTAGAAACCCCCACTCCGACCCCGGCGCCCAAAGCTGTCACTCTCACGGTCATCATGGAACAGGTGCCTGATTATGACATCGTGGCAGAGCTCACCAAAAAGTTTGAGGCGGAGCATCCACACATCAAGATCAAATTTGACGCCATGCCCTACGACGCCATGCGGGATAAGATCCTGACTTCCTTCCTCGCCCCCACCGCCACCTACGATGTCATCATCGTGGACAATCCATGGATGGATGAATTTGCCAAGGCCGGTTTTCTCACCCCCTTAGACGATTACATCGCCAAAACCGAAGGCTACGACTTTGAGGATTTCGTCGGCCCGATACGTGAAATCGGCGTGGTGGATGGCAAAATTTACGGCGTGCCCTATTACAACTACGCTCTGGGCCTGATTGTCCGCCAGGATCTTTTTGATAACCCTGAATATAAAGCCAAGTATCAGCAGCAATATGGCAAACCTCTAACCATCCCCACCACTCTGGAAGACTATGTCCAGATCGGCAAGTTCTTCAGGGCGCAGGGTATATATGGAGCAGCCATGCAGCCCCAGCGCGGTTATAAAGTCTTTGAAGAGTGGAAGAACTGGCTTTATGCCGCCGGCGGCAACCTTCTGGATGAAAAAGGGAATGTGATCATTGACAACGAAGCAGCTCAGAAAGCCCTGACCCTCTACATTGAGATGTTCAGGAACGCCGCGCCTCCTAACTCCCTCAACTGGGGCTTTGACGAAGCTATGCGCTCCATGGCGGCGGGAGAATCGGCCACCATGATCTCCTACAACTGGATGCTGCCCACTCTCAACAAGCCCGGGGGTCCGGCAGGGGATCTGGCTGGTAAGTTTGCCCTCTACGAGGTGCCTGGTGGGAAGGCAGTCTTGGGCGCCTGGCACTGGGCCATCCCCAAGAACACCCCTCACAAGGATGCAGCCTGGACCTATATCTCCTGGCTGACTTCAAAGCCCATAGATAAACAACGCGTCATCATGGGTGGTGCTCCCACCCGCGTCAGTGTGATGACCGATAAAGAGGTCTGGGAGAAGGGCTATGGGCAGCAATATTACGAGACAGTTCTGAAGATCTTGGAAGATGCCGAACCACTGGCCCGCGGTCCCCGCGCCGAAGAAATCATCATTGAAGTTGGCACCTACCTGAACAGCGCTGTGGCCGGTGAAATGACCGTAGCCGAGGCCCTGAAAGCCGCCGCCGACAAGGTCCGTGAGATCCTGGCCAGACCGTAAAAATTTAAAGGGCGAGGGGTGGAAGCAAACCCCTCGCCCCCTTTAAGCAGGGAGCAATGATTAGGAAGCTATTTCACCTTAAATACCGGATGCTTTTTCCCATAGTGCTTGTTCTTGTGCTGATAATGGGGTACCCACTGGTGTTCTCGTTCTGGGTTTCCCTTCATGATTACCGGTTAACTGCCATTGAGAATGTCCAGTGGATAGGGCTTAAGCAGTACGCAATGCTCTTTAAAAACGCTTCTTACTGGACGGCCATGCGCAACACCATTGTCTTTGTAGTGATGGCCGTCACTCTGGAGCTGATACTGGGATTTGGTCTGGCTGTGTTGCTCCATCGCCCCACAACCCTTTTCCGCCACTTTTTCCGGGCTATTCTTTTGACCCCCATGTTCATCACCCCCATCGCAGTGGGGCTCATGTTCCGCTATATGCTTAACTCCCAGCTGGGCATAATCCCCAATCTCCTGAGGCTTATAGGCATCCAGATAGATTGGTTCGGACCACAGCTGGCTCTTTTTTCCCTGGCGCTGATTGATGTCTGGCAGTGGACGCCTTTCATGATGCTTTTGCTGTTGGCTGGCCTGGAGGCGTTACCCTCTGAGCCCTTTGAAGCGGCGCGAGTGGATGGTGCCTCCTCCTGGCGGATCATCTGGCATATTACTTTGCCGATGATGCGCCCTATAATTATAGCTTCCGTAATAATCCGCATGCTGGATGCTTTCAGAGTGTATGAATACGTTTATGCCATAACCCGCGGTGGGCCGGGAGAGAGCACGGAAACAATCCAGTATCACATTTACCGGGTGGGTTTCCTTTACTTCCGAATGGGTGAAGCTTCTGCCATGGCCTACACCCTTATTGTCGTCATCCTGTTCCTGGTGGTGCTGCTTTTTTACTCCCTGCGTTGGGAGAGGGAAAAATGAGACGTCTGGGCCAGGAATTATCAGTGTTATTCATACTGTTTATAGCCCTAATAGTCGTGCTCTTTCCCTATTTCTGGACGCTACTCGCTTCTTTCAAGACCGAAGCGGCCATTAACCGCCCCCTGGACTGGAATTTTGACCCGACCTTCGCAAACTGGGAAAGGGTTCTGCGCTCAGATATCCCGATGCAGGTGCGCAACAGCATCCTGGTGGGCCTGCTGACAGTGGCCATTTCCCTTGTAGTCGGAGCTCCCGCTGCCTACGCCTTCTCCCGCTTCCGGGCGGGTGGTGATGCTATACGCTTTATCATTCTGGCGGCTCAGATGCTCCCACCGGCAGTTTTAATCGTCCCCCTTTTCCTCATAATGTATAAACTTAGATTGTTAGATACCATCTGGGCGGTGACTATCTCGCACCTGACTTTCATCCTTCCCCTCATTACCTGGTTCCTCATAGGCTTTTTTGAGGATGTTCCGCGGGAACTGGAGGAACAAGCTATGGTGGATGGTTGCACTCAGTGGCAGGCCTTTTGCCGCATCGTCCTGCCGGTTATCCGCCCCGGGCTGGGCGCAGCGGCTCTCTTCGGGTTCGTCCTATCTTGGAACGACCTTTTCTACGCCCTCCTCTTAACCGGCAAACACAGTCGCACTCTGCCGGTGGGAATCGCTGGTTTCTGGACCTTCCGTGGGATTGAAATGGGGCAGATGTCAGCCGCCATAATTTTAACGATCATTCCAGTAGTGATAGCTTCGTTTTTCGTTCAGAAGTATCTGGTGCGTGGCCTCGGTGGCGGCGCCATAAAGGGATAAAAAAACCTTAACGCAAAGTTAAAAAGCTGTTAAACGAAATTTGCTATACTTTGGAGTGTGGACTTTAAAAGGGGAGAGCCTGAACGTGAGGACAGAGTCCCTTAATCTGGAACATATTACCAAACGCTTCGGCTCGGTTGTGGCGGTCCGTGACTTTAGTCTGACAGTGAAGGAAGGAGAGTTTGTATCCATCCTTGGCCCCTCAGGCTGTGGTAAGACCACGGTTCTCAGGTGTATTGCTGGATTTGAGCGGCCGGACGATGGACGCATCTACATTTATGGCAAAATGGTTAACGACATCCCTCCGGAACATCGGGATGTAGGGATGGTTTTCCAGTTCTACGCCCTTTTCCCCAATATGACCGTGGCTCAGAACATCGCTTTCCCCCTCATGATCAAGGGCCGCCCTAAGGAGGAACAGAACCGAAGGGTCAGGGAATTGTTGGAATTAGTTCGCCTTCAGGGATATGAGAACCGATATCCACGCCAGCTGTCGGGAGGAGAGCAGCAGCGAGTTGCCCTGGCGCGGGCTCTGGCCAAACAGCCCAAAGTCCTGCTCTTGGATGAGCCCCTCTCGGCCCTGGACGCTAAAATTCGGGAAGAACTGCGGGGAGAAATCCGCCGCATTCAGACCACCCTTGGGATTACCACTATTTACGTAACTCACGACCAGGAAGAGGCTCTTTCCATATCCGACCGGGTGGTGGTGATGAACCGGGGAGTAATTCAGCAGGTAGGCACCCCTTCCGAGATTTACAAAAGGCCCAGGACCCTTTTTGTAGCTAAATTCGTGGGGACTATGAACTTTTTCTCCGGTCAGCTTCTGGATGACCACCATTTCCAATGGCGCGATCGGACCTTCTACATAGCCCACGGAGAGCGAGTGCCAAAGGGCAGGGGGGCTATCCTTGCTGTGCGACCGGAAATGATGGGGTTTTCGCTCTCTGAGGCCGAAATCCCTTCGGGGTTCAACACTCTGCCGGCACGGGTGGAGTTGCTCACTTTTCTGGGTTCAATAGTGCGAGTTACCCTGCAGGCCGAGGGCGATACGCTTGTGCGGGTGGACCTGCCTGCCGACGCCGCCGCTAACCTTTCTCCGGGCCAGCAGGTCCATGTTTACTTCTCGCCCGAGGCAGGGGTAATTGTTAGCGAATAAAAAAATAAAAGGAGGTGCAAAATGTCGCATCTAAAAATACATCGTTGGGCTCTGGCCCTAACCATAATAATCGTTCTGGCGCTGGCAGCCTGCAAGCCGCGTCCTGCTGCTCCCACTCCTTCACCGGCTGGTTTCATGGAAGAGCTCGCTGCCAAGGCCAAAGCAGAAGGCGGGATAATCAACACTTACGGCATGCCCGAGACATGGGCCAACTATGGCGGGATCTTCGCCGAGTTCAAGAAGCGTTACGGTATTACTCAGCACGACATTGACATGGGCTCCGCCGTGGTCCTTTCCCGGATGACCGAGGAAAATGCCAGCAAGAACGATGTGGCGGACCTCAAGCCTTCCTTCGCTGCCAAACTGGCCGAGAGAGGGTTGACCATGCCCTACAAAGTCTCCTGCTGGGACAAGCTTCCTGAGGGCCAGAAAGGCGAAGGGAAGGATGGCTCCATCTGGTATGCCGCCTATAAAGGTACCCTGGGGTGGATCGTCAATACCAATATTGTGAAGAAAGTCCCCAGAACCTGGGCCGAGCTCAAGGACCCCGCCCTCAAAGGTTTGGTCAGCTACCTGGATCCCCGGGCAACAGGCACCGGAGTTAACACGGTAGAGGCTGCAGCTTATGCTGTCTCGGGGGATCCTTACAACTACAAGGCCGGGGCAGAGTTCCTGGCTGAGCTCCACCGGGCCGGCATCATCGCCACCGTTGACCCGAAGGTGGATGTATCCAAATTCCAGCGAGGCGAGGTGGCCATCCTAATCAACTTTGATTACAACCTCCTCAAGTGGAAAGAAGACCTGGGTGTTCCAGCAGAGGTGGTCATTCCCGCCGATGGGACTATTGCCTCCGGTGGTGGTGTAGTGGCAGCCCGCAATGCTCCTCACCCCAATACTGCCAAACTTTTCCTGGAATTCCTCCTCTGTGGCGATGGGCAGAGGCTCTACGCAGAAGCCTTCGTCTCACCTATGAATCCCGACGTCCAGTTACCACCCCATATTGCGGCCAAGTTCCCGCCCAAGGAGCAGTATGCCAAGGTGGTTTTCATTGATTACGCTAAGGACGCCGCCATTTCCGAAGACCTGAAGGCTGCCTGGGCTGCTGCGGTCGGTGCCAAATAACAAGGCTATCCAGCGCCAGCAGGTGGTGCAGGGGCATGGGGTGTTCCCAGCCCCTGCGCCTCACTCAAAGGAGGGTAGATGAAGGCCCGTCGCTATATTACAGAATACCTGTTTCTGTTACCCTTCCTGGGGTTTCTCATGGTTTTTGAGCTCTACCCGCTCGTAAACATGGCAGTGCGCAGTTTCTTTGATGCTAACTCGGGGAATTTTACCTTTCAGAACTATATCAACCTTTTCACCCAGCCCCATTTCAGAACGGCTATCCGCAATAGCTTGCTTTTCGCCAGCGCCTGCAGTCTGGTGGGAGGGATTGGGGGGACTTTTGTGGGCTATATCGTCCCGCGGCTTCCTGCCCGATCCCGCAATTTGC
It includes:
- a CDS encoding extracellular solute-binding protein encodes the protein MSHLKIHRWALALTIIIVLALAACKPRPAAPTPSPAGFMEELAAKAKAEGGIINTYGMPETWANYGGIFAEFKKRYGITQHDIDMGSAVVLSRMTEENASKNDVADLKPSFAAKLAERGLTMPYKVSCWDKLPEGQKGEGKDGSIWYAAYKGTLGWIVNTNIVKKVPRTWAELKDPALKGLVSYLDPRATGTGVNTVEAAAYAVSGDPYNYKAGAEFLAELHRAGIIATVDPKVDVSKFQRGEVAILINFDYNLLKWKEDLGVPAEVVIPADGTIASGGGVVAARNAPHPNTAKLFLEFLLCGDGQRLYAEAFVSPMNPDVQLPPHIAAKFPPKEQYAKVVFIDYAKDAAISEDLKAAWAAAVGAK